A part of Uloborus diversus isolate 005 chromosome 6, Udiv.v.3.1, whole genome shotgun sequence genomic DNA contains:
- the LOC129224909 gene encoding sodium channel and clathrin linker 1-like: MDATSKEYFHTLEMLKQELSVFKSEQSKFRIQMSQLAAENKRLTGELKENVQMRLQHLTESDVGKLEQQLQSARDSKDAAMKMWQEAIKELEKKDELLLGKKSIVSMERNEVEKQIHQMKEEYYRSLNVLSEELSLNRTEIAKCKKALDERTLELEDCRKIIGNTTAQINANKTLISNLSSASKQLETQNQSLKSLLNDAEKVIEESKNEISSVKKENWELNMTVSELKDQNKKLKSKISTLEKDAKESLLAAEEAVLQKKEIAFREELCLKEIEQLKNATDLDVEKVSLRFKAEIKEVQKQASEKIKSLMDEIQNLHRENGEKQSMFEKSLREKQALESKMELLYSENAVNAPFSNSAFDDMLKRLTMAEKSRDEFELKASSLDLTLQELKHSKDMEMQYLQEELKNTKDRLNNLLKDFNLTSTDRMKLCEEIGKLKKKSSELEKELKMVKSRHSNELAVMSENFKRKHQNVVEQLNSTEEHYKKLCAEMQNLLDSEFKISNQLKAEADSLICQSENKIKELCQNIAFLKHQNTQLVNMLHENDVYVPQETVFVS; encoded by the coding sequence atggatgCCACATCCAAAGAATACTTTCACACTCTTGAAATGCTGAAACAGGAGCTGAGTGTTTTTAAAAGCGAGCAGAGTAAATTTCGAATTCAGATGTCTCAACTGGCAGCCGAAAACAAACGACTCACTGGCGAACTGAAGGAAAACGTCCAGATGAGATTGCAGCATCTGACCGAAAGTGATGTTGGAAAACTAGAGCAACAGTTACAGTCAGCGCGAGACTCTAAGGATGCTGCGATGAAAATGTGGCAGGAGGCTATaaaagaattggaaaaaaaagatgaattgcTGCTTGGTAAAAAGAGCATCGTGAGTATGGAACGGAATGAAGTTGAAAAGCAGATACACCAGATGAAGGAAGAATATTACAGAAGTTTGAATGTGCTGTCTGAAGAACTGTCACTTAATAGAACAGAAATTGCCAAGTGCAAAAAAGCATTGGATGAAAGAACTTTAGAGCTTGAGGATTGTCGTAAAATCATCGGCAATACCACAGCgcaaataaatgcaaataaaacattaattagTAACCTTTCGAGTGCGAGCAAGCAGTTAGAAACTCAAAATCAGTCACTAAAATCACTGCTAAATGATGCTGAAAAGGTAATAGAAGAAAGCAAAAACGAAATATCGAGTGTGAAAAAAGAGAATTGGGAACTAAATATGACAGTGTCTGAACTTAAAGAtcaaaataagaagctaaaatctaaaatttcaacTTTAGAGAAAGATGCCAAAGAAAGTTTATTAGCTGCGGAAGAAGCTgtcttgcaaaagaaagaaatagcttTTAGGGAGGAACTGTGCTTGAAAGAGATCGAGCAATTGAAAAACGCTACCGATCTCGACGTGGAGAAAGTTAGTTTGAGGTTCAAAGCTGAAATCAAAGAAGTCCAGAAGCAGGCgtctgaaaaaattaaaagtcttatggatgaaatacaaaatttacatCGAGAGAATGGCGAGAAACAGAGCATGTTCGAGAAGTCATTGCGAGAGAAGCAAGCGCTTGAATCAAAAATGGAGTTGCTGTATTCCGAGAATGCCGTAAATGCACCTTTCTCGAATAGTGCGTTCGATGACATGCTGAAGAGGCTAACTATGGCTGAGAAGTCTCGAGACGAATTCGAACTCAAAGCTTCTTCTCTCGACCTAACTTTGCAAGAGCTCAAGCATAGCAAAGACATGGAGATGCAGTACCTGCAAGAGGAACTGAAAAATACAAAAGATCGTTTGAACAATCTGCTGAAGGACTTCAACTTGACATCTACTGATAGAATGAAACTGTGCGAGGAGATCGGCAAATTGAAAAAGAAGTCGAGTGAACTAGAAAAGgaattgaaaatggtgaaaagtAGGCATAGCAATGAGCTTGCCGTGATGAGTGAAAATTTTAAGCGAAAGCACCAGAATGTGGTTGAACAATTGAATTCAACTGAAGAACATTACAAGAAACTTTGCGCAGAAATGCAAAACTTGTTAGATTCTGAGTTTAAAATTAGTAACCAATTAAAAGCAGAAGCGGATAGCTTGATATGTCAgtctgaaaacaaaattaaagaattatGTCAGAATATTGCTTTTCTAAAGCATCAAAATACGCAATTGGTAAATATGTTGCATGAAAATGACGTTTATGTGCCTCAAGAAACCGTATTTGTATCATAA
- the LOC129224221 gene encoding RNA polymerase-associated protein RTF1 homolog: MVKRKNRIVYDSSSDDSDSPDVDDSPAESSGKADKENTENNKQEAPKRSDSDSETSESDDDWTVDGKGGKKKKKAKKPPASQPPKKSQEDSSSSDEGNDAESSEPEEGEVSDSESGSGEASDSDDEFNDGYDENLMGDEEDKARLMQMTEKEREQEIYNRVEKREVLKTRFEIEKKLRLAKKKEQKMKAKKEEMKQKIDASSRSKERRRTVEEKKDKLDKKAQAIKDLREQREKKRKLAELQQQKEVDEQKDEEDAETDDDTQQPVKKLKASDIYSDDDDDDASGNERDNQSEASYRSRSEDEDEESSKKAEYVSTKEELSKIRLSRYKLEKWVHAPFFTKTVSGCFVRIGIGTNDGRPVYRVAEIIDVVETAKIYQLGTTKTNKGLRLKHGLQDRVFRLEFVSNSDFTDSEFHKWKETLMIENIALPTLDDINKKVKDIQVALNYQYKEDDVETIVKEKERFKKNPHNYAMRKTMIMKNKEMAEINGNLEEVLKWKTELDRLEERAKELDKMRTSTISGISYINVRNRQRNIIEAEKAIKEEARNGKETGDDPFTRRRCAPTLVTKKNEAPMNSALLLELAKKRELEKKRQLEEEEEMKRQKELEKLRAPLSNSQTKNMQDEDLFSAHDFDIKIDLQMPNINLSASPRVPVPPPNAPRRSLNLEEYKKMRGLI, from the coding sequence ATGGTGAAAAGGAAGAACCGCATTGTGTATGACTCGAGCAGTGACGATAGTGATAGTCCTGATGTTGACGACTCTCCTGCTGAATCGTCTGGCAAAGCTGATAAAGAAAAcacagaaaataataaacaagaggcCCCTAAACGCTCCGACTCTGATTCTGAAACATCTGAGAGTGATGATGACTGGACCGTGGATGGAAAAGgtggcaaaaagaaaaagaaagccaAAAAACCTCCAGCTTCGCAACCTCCTAAAAAGAGTCAAGAAGATTCTTCAAGTAGCGATGAAGGAAACGACGCTGAAAGTTCAGAACCTGAAGAAGGCGAAGTTTCTGATTCAGAAAGTGGATCAGGAGAGGCTTCAGACAGTGATGATGAATTTAATGATGGCTATGATGAAAATCTCATGGGTGATGAAGAAGATAAAGCACGACTTATGCAGATGACAGAGAAAGAAAGGGAGCAAGAAATTTACAATCGTGTCGAAAAAAGAGAAGTACTAAAGACAAGGTTTGAGATTGAGAAAAAGTTGAGGTTGGCGAAGAAAAAAGAGCAGAAGATGAAAGCCAAAAAAGAGGAAATGAAGCAGAAAATTGATGCAAGCTCTCGTAGTAAAGAAAGGAGGCGCACTGTTGAAGAGAAAAAAGATAAACTGGATAAAAAAGCACAAGCTATCaaagatcttagggaacaaagaGAAAAGAAGCGAAAACTAGCAGAACTTCAACAACAGAAAGAAGTCGATGAACAGAAAGATGAAGAAGATGCTGAAACAGATGATGATACACAGCAGCCAGTCAAAAAGCTGAAAGCAAGTGATATTTATTCTGATGATGACGATGATGATGCAAGTGGCAATGAACGTGATAATCAAAGCGAAGCTTCATATCGTTCACGTAGTGAAGATGAAGATGAGGAATCCAGCAAAAAAGCTGAGTATGTCAGTACAAAAGAAGAACTTTCTAAGATAAGACTTTCAAGATACAAGCTGGAAAAGTGGGTGCATGCACCATTCTTTACTAAGACTGTTAGTGGCTGTTTTGTACGTATTGGAATAGGTACTAATGATGGTAGACCTGTGTACAGAGTAGCTGAAATTATTGATGTAGTGGAAACTGCAAAAATTTATCAGTTAGGTACTACAAAGACTAACAAGGGCTTGCGACTGAAACATGGATTACAAGACAGAGTTTTTCGTTTGGAATTCGTATCGAACTCGGACTTCACCGATTCTGAATTTCATAAATGGAAGGAAACTTTAATGATCGAGAACATTGCTTTGCCAACGTTAGATGACATCAACAAAAAAGTTAAAGACATTCAAGTAGCTTTAAATTATCAATATAAAGAGGATGATGTTGAAACAATTGTAAAGGAGAAAgaaaggtttaagaaaaatcCACACAATTATGCAATGCGAAAAACCAtgatcatgaaaaataaagaaatggcaGAGATTAACGGTAACCTGGAGGAAGTGCTAAAGTGGAAAACCGAGCTTGATCGTCTAGAGGAAAGAGCAAAGGAATTAGATAAAATGAGAACTAGTACTATTAGTGGAATCAGTTACATTAATGTACGTAATCGCCAAAGAAATATCATTGAAGCTGAAAAAGCTATTAAAGAAGAAGCTCGGAATGGGAAAGAGACGGGTGATGATCCTTTCACACGCCGTCGTTGTGCCCCTACTTTGGttacgaaaaaaaatgaagctcCCATGAATTCTGCATTACTGTTAGAATTAGCTAAAAAGAGAGAGTTGGAGAAGAAAAGACAATTAGAAGAGGAAGAAGAAATGAAGAGGCAAAAAGAACTAGAAAAATTAAGAGCACCTTTGAGTAATTCTCAAACAAAAAATATGCAAGACGAGGATTTATTTAGTGCCCATGATTTTGACATTAAAATCGATTTACAGATGCCTAATATTAACTTAAGTGCATCACCTCGAGTGCCTGTACCTCCACCCAACGCGCCAAGAAGATCACTAAACCTAGAAGAATACAAAAAGATGAGAGGCTTAATTTGA